In Papaver somniferum cultivar HN1 chromosome 9, ASM357369v1, whole genome shotgun sequence, the genomic stretch TCTGCTACAATGCTTTTGTTGAATTATTGTTTCCATTTTGCAGTTGCTGAAGGTGTTGAAAATGCCTTCGCGGgtcttaaaaagaagaagaagaagccagTAAGTGTGATGAATTTCCCCATCATGTCAATTATTGCAAATTCATTATCCTAAAATCAGGGATTCTTCCTGGTTATCCTTAATTTTAACTCTTTTGGTTGCTTGTTCCATGCTTTACACTGTTTCTTTTGTTAATACAGGTTGAGTCAGAATTTCTGAACGAGGATAATGGTGATGCAATAGAAGATTTAGATGGTAATAAGTTTTGGAAAGTCTTTGTCGTGTGTCTGTTGATGCATTTAACATTTTTGTGATGCCCTTTATCCTGATCATTAATACGGGAACTAAGAGTTATGTTTTGATCTTTCTCAGATCAAGTGAAAGAGGATGAGGAAGGAGAAGGAATTGTTCTGCAAACACGGTATCCCTGGGAAGGAACTGATAGGGATTATGAATATGAAGAGGTACCTTTTCCTGTTTAGTTATCCCCTCTTGTTACAGAAAGGTTCTTGTAAGTAATTGTTATCTTACAGACCTTAATTACAAATGCTTTGCAGCTCCTTGGTCGTGTGTTTAACATTCTCCGTGAGAATAATCCAGAGCTTGCAGGAGACAGGCGTAGGACTGTTATGAGGCCACCACAGGTTCTACGTGAAGGCACCAAAAAGACTGTGTTCGTGAACTTCATGGATCTCTGCAAGACGtatgaatatatttttaaagtCTTGTATTCTACTTGGAATCTTGGATTATCAAATTTTTCAGTAGGCTTCATTTTTATCTGTCTTATTTGCTTGAAATTCAGTTGGTGCAGGATGCCTTCTGTTTGTTTTTTGCTTGAAAATTCAGTTGGTTATAGTTATTTTTATCAAATCTTGAATTGAAATAAATTGAAATAAATTTATACTGAGATTTCCGTGATTGCAATTTCCAGGATGCATAGGCAGCCAGAGCATGTGATGAATTTCTTACTTGCTGAGATGGGAACAAGCGGATCGTTGGATGGACAACAGAGGCTTGTTGTTAAAGGAAGGTTTGCTCCCAAGAATTTTGAGGGCATTTTACGAAGATATGTCAGTAAGTTCCTTTTCTCTTCTTATTTAGCCATCTAATATGCTAACTCGACTTGTTTGCTTtagtcttcttcttatttttatctAGACTTCATCTGTTTTTGTTTGTAATGGGTACAATCTATGGTTTAGGAGTTTATGCATCATTGATGCATGAGTTATCGTATCACTGCTATCCTTTTCACCTCTC encodes the following:
- the LOC113314038 gene encoding eukaryotic translation initiation factor 2 subunit beta-like; the encoded protein is MAEEDHAMVDLKEKDDVAELAPFDPSKKKKKKKPVALSTDLADDSLDKLTEKTDNLSVAEGVENAFAGLKKKKKKPVESEFLNEDNGDAIEDLDDQVKEDEEGEGIVLQTRYPWEGTDRDYEYEELLGRVFNILRENNPELAGDRRRTVMRPPQVLREGTKKTVFVNFMDLCKTMHRQPEHVMNFLLAEMGTSGSLDGQQRLVVKGRFAPKNFEGILRRYVNEYVICNGCKSPDTILSKENRLFFLRCEQCGSGRSVAPIKAGFVARVGRRKAGT